In the Pseudolabrys taiwanensis genome, one interval contains:
- a CDS encoding PqqD family protein has protein sequence MLAPAEMSADACPQRSEHVQARKVGRDTLVVHLLLKQYHVLNHIAGRIWDLADGTHSGDDIAATIAAEFNADRGAVGDDVANTLQLLTDLRLIELKVAP, from the coding sequence ATGTTGGCACCCGCAGAGATGTCGGCGGACGCATGTCCGCAGCGGTCCGAGCATGTGCAGGCCCGCAAGGTCGGACGCGACACGCTCGTCGTCCACCTCCTCTTGAAGCAATATCACGTCCTCAATCACATCGCCGGCCGCATCTGGGACTTGGCGGACGGGACGCACTCCGGCGACGACATCGCCGCCACCATCGCCGCGGAGTTCAACGCCGATCGCGGCGCCGTCGGCGACGACGTCGCGAACACGCTCCAGCTCTTGACCGATCTGCGCCTGATCGAACTCAAGGTCGCG